The following coding sequences are from one Arthrobacter sp. 24S4-2 window:
- a CDS encoding family 78 glycoside hydrolase catalytic domain, whose product MTGPLSAAALLTDGLESCLTASRRPHFGWQLVGGGSDPSASYQGAYELRLSDAAGTLLWDSGVVPSGGQHFVASGGPDLAPDTDYRWSVRVHDTAGQPGPWSAERGFSTGLDAPAWDAEWIRRRPGGRAPLEVLDGALRVAGSPFLPLPCPPVRHFTVEARLRPAMGWAGMLLRSTGAGTGLLLELDTVGNAVLRRAAGWEIPAAAVPPTEILASAQPERHTRPNQERLPGKDPVPGTWQDLRVTDDGESITVSLDGVELFTVAEPAPAGFRGMLALHQGPRSQAEYASLRVTKAHPADQHVRPDGTDGQDGKAPVRHRLLDHRFDAGTDRAHASLDDWDRTTAHRQPDEWTLARTDVELSGKVVRARLFAAASHHAVFSLDGGACLETSSFGYPGEGYYDAADVTSLLQSNHRHVTLSALVHWYGPGQGRAAGVPGLLAQLHVDYDDGRREVFGSGSDWQVAEGPYRQSGYRNDEGDPVEHQDATAPGAPGAAETAIWEQATSLGRHPIADFPAVLPRRTFLARTPVAAERLLTARDGTVVADFGRVLPARPVVDFADGEAGRTVMIRAGYSLGPDGRVDRGKSASQNTDMPFPYTQAAGPQRYQAAVHLGFRYLEVPGVPAGEIAAVGGVVVHSGHEQEGHGQEGSFSSSDPVLDAVFGLLRDSALYGVQEQFVDTPTREKGQFLGDAVNISYATMALFGERNLTAQALREFASSATRYWAEGDDHGRYNAVYPNGDGKRDIPDFSLMMPEWVEDYHRNSGDTALVEELLPALCATAGYVLRHIPAEGPTAGLVTRLGGGSGPYLHGIVDWPAPGRFGYDMDCAAKTTVNAQAVSVLDAVSRLCKLSGKSGPAEEYRRRGRRTVRAINARLRVDGVMVDGLHADGSPAATLPSMRARFRCHWDHAGSIRARGRPPAGSDGDAPGPHDGAPPGAGPARCRAGGRGAGPAHQPRQPAGRACWNAGRASPGKPGAG is encoded by the coding sequence GTGACCGGCCCGCTTTCCGCGGCAGCGCTCCTCACCGACGGGCTGGAATCCTGCCTCACGGCATCACGGCGCCCGCACTTCGGCTGGCAACTGGTGGGCGGGGGAAGCGATCCCTCGGCCAGCTACCAGGGCGCGTACGAACTGCGGCTCAGCGACGCGGCCGGCACGCTGCTTTGGGATTCGGGCGTTGTGCCCTCCGGGGGCCAGCACTTCGTGGCCTCCGGTGGCCCGGACCTCGCGCCGGACACCGACTATCGCTGGTCTGTCCGGGTCCACGACACCGCGGGCCAGCCCGGGCCGTGGTCGGCAGAGCGGGGATTCAGCACCGGCCTGGACGCGCCGGCCTGGGACGCCGAGTGGATCCGCCGCAGACCCGGCGGCCGAGCCCCGCTGGAAGTTCTTGACGGTGCATTGCGCGTTGCGGGCTCACCGTTCCTGCCTCTCCCGTGCCCACCCGTCCGGCACTTCACCGTGGAGGCGCGCCTCCGGCCGGCGATGGGCTGGGCCGGCATGCTCCTGCGCTCCACGGGCGCCGGTACCGGCCTGCTGCTGGAACTGGACACCGTCGGCAATGCGGTTCTGCGGCGCGCTGCCGGGTGGGAGATTCCGGCCGCCGCGGTGCCGCCTACGGAGATCCTCGCCAGCGCCCAGCCGGAGCGTCATACCCGCCCAAACCAGGAACGGCTTCCCGGCAAGGACCCGGTCCCCGGCACCTGGCAGGATCTCAGGGTCACGGACGACGGAGAGTCCATAACGGTCTCCCTCGACGGCGTGGAGCTCTTCACCGTGGCCGAGCCCGCCCCAGCCGGATTCCGCGGAATGCTCGCCCTCCATCAGGGGCCGCGCAGCCAGGCGGAGTACGCCTCGCTCCGGGTCACGAAGGCCCATCCCGCGGATCAGCACGTCCGCCCGGACGGCACAGATGGCCAGGACGGCAAGGCGCCCGTTAGACATCGGCTCCTTGACCACCGGTTCGACGCCGGAACGGACCGGGCCCATGCGTCCCTGGATGACTGGGACCGCACAACTGCCCACCGCCAGCCTGACGAGTGGACGCTGGCGCGCACTGACGTTGAGCTTTCCGGCAAGGTGGTGCGCGCCAGGCTCTTCGCCGCCGCGAGCCACCACGCCGTATTCAGTCTTGACGGCGGGGCCTGCCTGGAGACGTCCTCCTTCGGTTATCCCGGCGAGGGATATTACGACGCCGCCGACGTCACTTCGCTGCTTCAGTCCAACCACAGGCACGTGACTCTCTCCGCCCTGGTCCACTGGTACGGACCGGGCCAGGGCCGGGCAGCGGGAGTTCCCGGGCTGTTGGCCCAGCTCCACGTCGACTACGACGACGGCCGCCGGGAAGTCTTCGGATCGGGTTCCGACTGGCAGGTGGCAGAGGGCCCCTACCGGCAGTCCGGCTACCGCAACGACGAAGGCGATCCGGTGGAACACCAGGACGCCACAGCCCCCGGGGCTCCGGGTGCCGCGGAAACAGCCATATGGGAGCAGGCGACGTCGCTCGGCAGGCACCCGATCGCGGACTTCCCTGCAGTACTCCCCCGCCGGACCTTCCTGGCCAGGACACCGGTCGCTGCGGAACGGCTGCTGACCGCTCGGGACGGCACAGTGGTGGCCGACTTCGGACGGGTGCTGCCCGCCCGGCCGGTGGTGGACTTCGCCGACGGGGAGGCCGGCCGCACCGTGATGATCCGGGCCGGCTACAGCCTCGGGCCGGACGGCCGGGTTGACCGCGGCAAGTCAGCCAGCCAGAACACGGACATGCCCTTCCCCTATACACAGGCCGCCGGCCCGCAGCGTTACCAGGCGGCCGTCCACCTGGGGTTCCGGTACCTCGAAGTGCCCGGCGTTCCGGCGGGCGAAATCGCCGCGGTGGGCGGCGTCGTCGTACATTCCGGGCATGAGCAGGAAGGCCATGGGCAGGAAGGCTCCTTCAGCAGCTCCGATCCGGTGCTTGACGCCGTGTTCGGGCTGCTGCGGGACTCCGCCCTGTACGGCGTGCAGGAGCAGTTCGTGGACACCCCCACCCGCGAAAAGGGCCAGTTCCTGGGCGACGCCGTCAATATCTCGTACGCCACCATGGCACTGTTCGGCGAACGGAACCTCACGGCGCAGGCCTTGCGGGAGTTTGCGTCGTCGGCCACCAGGTACTGGGCAGAGGGCGACGACCACGGCCGCTACAACGCGGTCTACCCCAACGGGGACGGCAAGCGCGACATCCCCGATTTCTCCCTGATGATGCCGGAATGGGTGGAGGACTACCACCGGAACAGCGGCGACACCGCGCTGGTGGAGGAACTGCTGCCGGCCCTCTGCGCCACGGCGGGCTACGTGCTCCGGCACATCCCGGCGGAGGGCCCGACGGCGGGACTCGTCACCCGCCTCGGCGGCGGCTCCGGCCCTTACCTCCACGGGATCGTGGACTGGCCGGCACCGGGGCGGTTCGGCTACGACATGGACTGCGCGGCAAAAACCACTGTCAACGCCCAGGCCGTCTCGGTCCTGGACGCGGTCTCCCGGCTCTGCAAACTGAGCGGCAAGTCCGGACCGGCCGAGGAATACCGCCGCCGGGGCCGCCGGACTGTCCGCGCGATCAACGCCCGGCTGCGCGTGGACGGCGTGATGGTCGATGGCCTGCACGCCGACGGTTCCCCAGCGGCCACGCTTCCCAGCATGCGGGCTCGTTTCCGCTGTCACTGGGATCACGCCGGCTCAATTCGTGCCCGCGGACGGCCGCCGGCTGGCAGCGATGGGGATGCGCCAGGGCCCCATGACGGTGCACCGCCTGGTGCGGGCCCTGCTCGCTGCCGGGCTGGTGGACGAGGTGCTGGACCTGCTCACCAACCCCGGCAACCGGCTGGGCGCGCCTGCTGGAACGCGGGGCGAGCTTCACCTGGGAAGCCTGGAGCTGGATGA
- a CDS encoding alpha-L-rhamnosidase C-terminal domain-containing protein codes for MVHFGGPGNPRTPARHPGYRRRRGSVHRAAGCRLDHARGSVPLQRGVVSADWHRGAAGMELGCTVPAGVRAEVVLPAGRYTVKGPTPGVAVVATAEAVTFRIHPGTWHFRPE; via the coding sequence GTGGTCCACTTCGGTGGTCCGGGAAATCCTCGGACACCTGCTCGGCATCCGGGTTACCGCCGGCGGCGCGGAAGTGTCCATCGGGCCGCCGGCTGCCGGCTCGACCATGCCCGTGGAAGCGTCCCGCTTCAGCGCGGGGTGGTTTCGGCTGACTGGCACCGCGGCGCCGCGGGGATGGAACTCGGCTGCACGGTCCCCGCTGGTGTCCGTGCGGAAGTGGTGCTGCCGGCGGGCCGCTACACGGTGAAGGGCCCGACGCCGGGTGTCGCCGTCGTCGCGACGGCCGAGGCCGTCACGTTCCGGATCCACCCGGGGACCTGGCACTTTCGGCCGGAATGA
- a CDS encoding extracellular solute-binding protein, which translates to MGLGRQAQDDPEADRRVRGQAPNVKIEGEYGDWSGYWDKLATQVASQKAPDIIQMDLQYLGEYSKRGALLDLKDVDLSKFDKARPTQAKTPDGQFAVTAG; encoded by the coding sequence GTGGGGCTCGGACGTCAGGCACAAGATGACCCAGAAGCTGATCGACGCGTACGAGGCCAAGCACCCAACGTCAAGATCGAAGGCGAATACGGGGACTGGTCCGGCTACTGGGACAAGCTCGCCACCCAGGTGGCCTCGCAGAAGGCCCCGGACATCATCCAGATGGACCTGCAGTACCTCGGTGAATACTCCAAGCGCGGCGCCCTCCTGGACCTGAAGGATGTGGACCTGTCCAAGTTCGACAAAGCGCGGCCGACGCAGGCAAAAACGCCGGACGGGCAGTTCGCTGTCACTGCGGGATGA
- a CDS encoding DUF6807 family protein: MGTLSEPVPEERKLPITSPARVALVGVHGFGTHHLRNLERLQAGCAVSLVAVADPNPPAPGDLPSDTAVFGNLDDLLAATPALDLVIVATPIQTHAPLALAALPHADLYLEKPPVASLADFNRLQDAAAEAGRSVQIGFQSLGSHALQAIEDLLAAGEIGTLLGISATGRWVRDRAYFKRSRWAGKRSLDGVDVVDGVATNPLAHAIATALRIAGARTLDDLASVETDLYRANDIESDDTSVIRVRTASGLPVTCALTLCATESVEPYITLQGSEGTVVFHYTEDRLSVRTADGERSQVFGRDDLTENLLEHLRRRHSPDTQPQAAPLISPLADSGAFMRVLEAIRTAEAPALIPAQYLDWEGEGDSAHAVITGIEDALERSTAAHATFSELGLPWARPAADAARKPRLTVRDAGQHAGERSDGGQHDGGPVAGAPSGATTVATLQDGAAIAARLSPRPYLHPVRTLGGVTVTDHLPADHPWHLGVGIALQDVNGTNFWGGKTYTRAAGRYEERPDHGRIVQLSAASEPGAPDSDSLHQELRWQAPDGSELLRERRNTRSTWVDARTWRLDLTTELTAVVDASLGGPGSNGAAGSGYGGFFWRLPACAGADVFTAERQGEAEVHGSVSPWLAWTADFPEGPASLVFAAPAEAPDPWFVRQSGYPGVGPALAWDRPVNLAAGEAVARAFSVWISDGRLTPAEAAALAAER; the protein is encoded by the coding sequence ATGGGCACCCTGTCCGAGCCCGTCCCGGAAGAACGCAAACTCCCCATAACTTCACCGGCCAGGGTGGCACTTGTTGGGGTCCATGGCTTCGGCACGCACCACCTCCGCAACCTCGAACGGCTGCAGGCCGGCTGCGCCGTCAGCCTGGTGGCGGTGGCGGACCCGAATCCCCCGGCCCCGGGCGACCTCCCCTCCGACACCGCGGTGTTCGGCAACCTCGACGACCTCCTGGCGGCAACCCCGGCACTCGACCTCGTGATCGTAGCCACGCCCATCCAGACGCACGCACCGCTGGCGCTGGCTGCCCTCCCCCACGCCGACCTCTACCTGGAAAAGCCACCGGTCGCTTCGCTGGCCGACTTCAACCGGCTGCAGGACGCCGCCGCCGAAGCCGGACGCAGCGTCCAGATCGGCTTCCAGAGCCTCGGCTCCCACGCGCTGCAGGCGATTGAGGATCTGCTCGCGGCGGGCGAAATCGGCACGCTCCTGGGGATCTCCGCCACCGGGCGCTGGGTGCGGGACCGGGCGTACTTCAAACGTTCACGCTGGGCGGGCAAGCGCAGCCTGGACGGAGTCGACGTCGTGGACGGTGTGGCCACGAATCCGCTGGCGCACGCCATCGCCACGGCCCTGAGGATCGCCGGCGCCCGGACCCTGGACGATCTCGCCTCGGTGGAAACGGACCTCTACCGCGCCAACGACATCGAATCGGACGACACCTCCGTGATCCGCGTCCGCACCGCATCCGGTCTGCCCGTCACATGCGCCCTCACGCTGTGCGCCACCGAATCCGTGGAACCGTACATCACCCTTCAGGGCAGCGAAGGCACCGTAGTGTTCCACTACACCGAAGACCGCCTCAGCGTCAGGACTGCCGACGGCGAGCGCAGCCAGGTCTTCGGCCGGGACGACCTCACCGAGAACCTGCTGGAACACCTCCGCCGGCGCCACTCGCCTGACACGCAGCCCCAGGCTGCACCCCTCATCAGCCCGCTCGCAGACAGCGGCGCGTTCATGCGCGTGCTGGAAGCCATCCGCACCGCCGAGGCTCCGGCACTGATCCCCGCGCAGTACCTCGATTGGGAAGGCGAAGGAGATTCCGCCCACGCCGTGATCACCGGCATCGAAGATGCACTGGAACGCTCGACGGCGGCGCACGCCACGTTCAGCGAGCTTGGCCTGCCCTGGGCACGGCCTGCGGCCGACGCTGCCCGGAAGCCGCGGCTCACTGTCCGGGATGCTGGCCAGCACGCTGGCGAACGCAGCGACGGCGGCCAGCACGACGGCGGCCCGGTGGCCGGTGCGCCAAGCGGCGCCACCACGGTGGCTACCTTGCAGGACGGAGCCGCCATCGCGGCAAGGCTCTCGCCGCGGCCCTACCTGCATCCGGTGCGCACGCTCGGCGGCGTCACCGTCACGGACCACCTGCCGGCGGACCACCCCTGGCACCTCGGCGTGGGCATTGCCCTGCAGGACGTGAACGGCACCAATTTCTGGGGCGGCAAGACCTACACCCGCGCCGCCGGCCGCTACGAAGAGCGGCCGGACCACGGCCGGATCGTGCAGCTCTCCGCAGCCTCGGAGCCCGGGGCACCGGACAGTGACTCCCTCCACCAGGAACTCCGCTGGCAGGCACCGGATGGCAGCGAACTCCTCCGCGAGCGCCGCAACACCCGGTCCACGTGGGTGGACGCCCGCACCTGGCGGCTGGACCTGACCACTGAACTGACCGCCGTCGTCGACGCCTCGCTTGGCGGTCCCGGCTCCAACGGGGCCGCCGGAAGCGGCTACGGTGGATTCTTCTGGCGGCTTCCGGCGTGCGCGGGAGCCGATGTGTTCACGGCCGAGAGGCAGGGTGAAGCCGAAGTCCATGGCTCCGTATCGCCTTGGCTTGCGTGGACGGCGGACTTCCCCGAGGGCCCCGCAAGCTTGGTGTTCGCGGCTCCCGCCGAGGCACCGGATCCCTGGTTCGTCCGGCAGTCCGGCTACCCCGGAGTGGGCCCAGCGCTGGCCTGGGACAGGCCTGTGAACCTTGCCGCAGGGGAAGCTGTGGCACGCGCCTTCTCGGTATGGATCTCGGACGGCAGACTGACTCCGGCTGAAGCTGCGGCATTGGCTGCAGAACGGTGA